A single window of Narcine bancroftii isolate sNarBan1 chromosome 1, sNarBan1.hap1, whole genome shotgun sequence DNA harbors:
- the chst1 gene encoding carbohydrate sulfotransferase 1 produces MTVASPPAMQCSWKAVLLLVAASLAVQYTAIRTLIAKPFAICRMTKQRGCEPRPGAPCQSRPPASHILVLATTRSGSSFVGQLLNQHSDIFYLFEPLYHVQTSLINTSLRLRQPADGRRLLLGAYRDLLRSLFGCRLHDLETYIKPAPQHHRTQRLFRRGASTALCSPPLCADWPAPERWEEGECVRRCGALNLSLASGVCRRLHHVAIKTVRIPEVGDLRPLLEDPRLNLKVIQLVRDPRGILASRIDTFPDSFRAWKMWRNSGRKPYNLDASHLSATCGDFLRSASTGLARPGWLKGRYMLVRYEDLAREPERKTREIYRFLGVPLDGNVKRWILNNTRGAGASGNHKYATVRDSAATAEGWRLKLTMDMVELVQSICNLTLAQLGYRTVSSVEELRNVSVSLAEDRTFLPFL; encoded by the coding sequence ATGACCGTAGCGAGTCCCCCGGCCATGCAGTGCTCCTGGAAGGCGGTGTTGCTGCTGGTGGCCGCGTCGCTGGCCGTTCAGTACACGGCCATCCGGACCTTGATTGCCAAGCCGTTCGCCATCTGCCGCATGACCAAGCAGCGGGGCTGCGAGCCGAGGCCGGGCGCCCCTTGCCAGTCGCGGCCGCCGGCCAGCCACATCCTGGTGCTGGCCACCACCCGCAGCGGCTCCTCCTTCGTGGGGCAGCTGCTGAACCAGCACTCGGACATCTTCTACCTGTTCGAGCCGCTCTACCACGTGCAGACGAGCCTGATCAACACCAGCCTGCGGCTCCGGCAGCCGGCCGACGGCCGCCGCCTGCTTCTCGGCGCCTACCGCGACCTGCTGCGCAGCCTGTTCGGCTGCCGCCTCCACGACCTGGAGACCTACATCAAGCCGGCGCCGCAGCACCACCGCACCCAGCGCCTGTTCCGCCGCGGGGCCAGCACGGCGCTGTGCTCGCCGCCCCTCTGCGCCGACTGGCCGGCCCCCGAGCGCTGGGAGGAAGGCGAGTGCGTGCGGCGATGCGGTGCCCTCAACCTGAGCCTGGCGTCGGGCGTGTGCCGCCGGCTGCACCACGTCGCCATCAAGACGGTGCGCATCCCCGAGGTGGGCGACCTGCGGCCGCTGCTCGAAGACCCGCGCCTCAACCTGAAGGTGATCCAGCTGGTGCGCGACCCCCGCGGCATCCTGGCGTCCCGCATCGACACTTTCCCCGACAGCTTCCGCGCCTGGAAGATGTGGCGCAACAGCGGGCGCAAACCCTACAACCTGGACGCGTCGCACCTCAGCGCGACCTGCGGCGACTTCCTGAGGTCGGCGAGCACCGGCCTGGCCAGACCCGGCTGGCTGAAGGGCAGGTACATGCTGGTCCGCTACGAGGACTTGGCCAGGGAGCCCGAGAGGAAGACCCGGGAGATCTACCGCTTCCTGGGCGTGCCGCTGGACGGCAACGTGAAGCGCTGGATCCTGAACAACACGCGGGGAGCCGGGGCCTCGGGCAACCACAAGTACGCGACGGTGCGAGACTCCGCCGCCACGGCCGAAGGCTGGAGGCTCAAACTCACCATGGACATGGTGGAGCTGGTGCAGAGCATCTGCAACCTGACTCTGGCCCAGCTCGGCTACAGAACGGTCAGCTCGGTGGAGGAGCTCCGCAACGTGTCCGTCAGCCTGGCCGAAGACAGGACCTTTCTGCCCTTTTTGTAA